Proteins co-encoded in one Candidatus Macondimonas diazotrophica genomic window:
- the urtB gene encoding urea ABC transporter permease subunit UrtB has protein sequence MSVLWAWSSLVFATPSPVPAGAADPLAPGIAVLGLGSAGDVRDAIEALAATDDPRALTVLDALSRGQLQVDHAAGVYRHTAEGWRHVLTGQPAPEEASLSAPILTNSSRRQLANALAQLQITSPDAGQRLAGAITMAEKPIADAEPALREALDREQNPDIQQWLALAVAQLDLENADPAKRREAVQLLGESGRLAYRARIEPLSGEAEADATVRQEAVRALNRIDRQQWMVRQAANVFYGLSLGSILMLSALGLAITFGLMGVINMAHGEMLMLGAYTTYVVQRLFQSHAPAWQDAYLLMAIPLAFAVTALVGIALERLVIRHLYGRPLETLLATWGISLALIQAVRLVFGAQNVSVANPSWLAGGWAVADGLVLTYNRLAIIAFALLVLLMAYLLLQRTALGLNVRAVSQNRPMAAAMGINTASVDAWTFGLGSGIAGLGGVALSQLDNVAPDLGQGYIVDSFMVVVLGGVGQLAGTFVGAFGLGVLNKFLEPQIGAVMGKVLVLVLIILFIQRRPQGLFAMRGRAVEA, from the coding sequence ATGTCTGTACTCTGGGCATGGAGCAGCCTGGTTTTCGCAACACCTTCACCGGTACCCGCAGGCGCAGCGGATCCATTGGCGCCGGGTATTGCGGTACTCGGTCTGGGCAGCGCAGGGGATGTGCGCGACGCCATCGAGGCGCTTGCCGCAACCGACGATCCACGTGCACTGACGGTGCTGGATGCGCTCTCGCGGGGGCAGCTGCAAGTCGACCATGCTGCCGGTGTCTATCGCCATACAGCGGAGGGATGGCGCCATGTCCTGACCGGACAACCGGCACCAGAGGAGGCTTCGCTCAGCGCGCCCATCCTCACCAATTCCTCCCGACGACAACTGGCCAACGCGCTGGCGCAGTTGCAGATCACTTCGCCGGATGCCGGGCAACGGCTCGCCGGTGCAATCACCATGGCGGAGAAGCCCATCGCGGATGCCGAACCGGCGCTGCGTGAGGCGCTCGATCGCGAGCAGAACCCGGATATTCAACAATGGCTGGCTTTGGCGGTCGCGCAGCTCGATCTGGAAAACGCGGATCCCGCCAAGCGCCGGGAAGCCGTTCAGCTGCTTGGCGAGTCCGGCCGGCTGGCCTATCGCGCCCGAATCGAGCCACTGAGCGGCGAAGCGGAAGCCGATGCAACCGTGCGCCAGGAAGCGGTGCGGGCGCTGAATCGGATCGATCGGCAGCAATGGATGGTTCGGCAGGCCGCCAACGTGTTCTACGGCTTGAGTCTGGGCAGCATTCTCATGCTGTCGGCCTTGGGTCTGGCCATCACCTTCGGGTTGATGGGCGTCATCAATATGGCCCATGGCGAGATGCTGATGTTGGGTGCCTACACCACGTATGTGGTGCAGCGCCTGTTCCAGAGTCACGCGCCCGCGTGGCAGGACGCGTACCTTCTGATGGCCATTCCATTGGCGTTCGCGGTGACGGCTCTGGTGGGGATCGCACTCGAGCGGCTGGTGATTCGCCACCTCTATGGCCGCCCCTTGGAGACCCTGCTGGCCACCTGGGGGATCAGCCTCGCGCTCATCCAGGCCGTTCGCCTGGTGTTCGGCGCCCAGAACGTCAGTGTTGCCAATCCGTCCTGGCTGGCGGGTGGCTGGGCGGTGGCGGACGGTTTGGTGCTGACCTACAACCGTCTGGCGATCATCGCCTTTGCCCTGCTGGTCCTGCTGATGGCCTACCTTCTCTTGCAGCGTACCGCCTTGGGTCTCAACGTTCGCGCGGTGAGCCAGAACCGGCCGATGGCCGCGGCGATGGGGATCAACACGGCGAGCGTCGATGCCTGGACGTTCGGGTTGGGTTCGGGAATCGCGGGTCTGGGCGGGGTCGCCCTGTCTCAGCTGGACAATGTGGCGCCGGATCTCGGTCAGGGTTATATCGTCGATTCCTTCATGGTGGTCGTGTTGGGCGGGGTCGGCCAGTTGGCGGGCACCTTCGTCGGCGCATTCGGTCTTGGGGTTCTGAACAAGTTCCTGGAACCCCAGATCGGCGCGGTGATGGGCAAGGTGCTGGTGCTGGTGCTCATCATTCTGTTCATTCAGCGCCGCCCACAGGGGTTGTTCGCCATGCGCGGCCGCGCGGTGGAGGCCTGA
- the urtA gene encoding urea ABC transporter substrate-binding protein encodes MTQAKSLRRVRTALLAIALAAASSLAQAAETIKVGVLHSLSGTMAISETSLKDVALMTIEEINASGGVMGKQLEPVVVDPASDWPLFAEKARELLTRDKVDVVFGCWTSVSRKSVLPVFEELNGLLFYPVQYEGQEQSKNVFYTGAAPNQQAIPAVEYLMSEDGGGAKRWVLLGTDYVYPRTTNKILRAFLKSKGVAEADIWETYTPFGHSDYQTIVAKVKEFSAGKPTAVVSTINGDSNVAFYKELGNQGIKAEDIPVVAFSVGEEELRGIDTKPLVGHLAAWNYFMSIKSPENKSFIDKWKAYVKKAKLPGGDSRVTNDPMEATYIGMHMWKQAVEKAGTTEVDAVRKAMAGQTFKAPSGFTVKMDEKNHHLHKPVFIGEVQSDGQFQIVWKTKGPIRAEPWSPYIKE; translated from the coding sequence ATGACTCAGGCGAAATCGCTCCGCCGGGTTCGTACGGCGTTGCTCGCGATTGCATTGGCCGCGGCCAGTTCGCTGGCCCAGGCCGCGGAGACCATCAAGGTCGGTGTGCTGCATTCCCTGTCCGGCACCATGGCCATCAGTGAGACCTCGCTGAAGGATGTGGCGCTGATGACCATTGAGGAAATCAATGCGAGCGGCGGCGTGATGGGCAAACAGCTCGAGCCGGTGGTGGTGGATCCAGCGTCCGACTGGCCGCTGTTTGCCGAGAAGGCGCGTGAGCTGTTGACCCGCGACAAGGTCGACGTGGTGTTCGGCTGCTGGACTTCGGTTTCCCGTAAATCCGTCCTGCCGGTTTTCGAGGAACTCAATGGGCTCTTGTTCTATCCGGTTCAGTACGAAGGCCAGGAGCAGTCGAAGAACGTGTTCTATACCGGTGCGGCGCCTAATCAGCAGGCCATCCCCGCGGTGGAATACCTCATGAGCGAGGACGGTGGTGGCGCCAAGCGCTGGGTGCTGCTGGGTACCGACTATGTCTATCCCCGGACCACCAACAAGATCCTGCGCGCTTTCCTCAAGTCCAAAGGGGTGGCCGAAGCCGACATCTGGGAGACCTATACGCCTTTCGGTCATAGCGATTACCAGACCATCGTCGCCAAGGTGAAGGAATTCTCTGCCGGCAAGCCGACGGCTGTGGTCTCGACCATCAACGGCGATTCCAACGTGGCCTTCTACAAGGAACTGGGCAACCAGGGTATCAAGGCCGAGGACATTCCCGTCGTCGCCTTCTCGGTGGGCGAAGAAGAGTTGCGTGGCATCGACACCAAGCCGCTGGTCGGTCATCTGGCGGCGTGGAACTACTTCATGTCGATCAAATCCCCGGAGAACAAATCCTTCATCGACAAGTGGAAGGCCTATGTGAAGAAGGCCAAGCTGCCGGGTGGTGACAGCCGTGTCACCAATGACCCGATGGAAGCGACCTACATCGGCATGCACATGTGGAAGCAGGCCGTCGAAAAGGCGGGCACCACCGAGGTCGATGCGGTGCGCAAGGCCATGGCCGGCCAGACCTTCAAGGCACCGTCCGGCTTCACCGTGAAGATGGACGAGAAAAACCATCATTTGCACAAGCCGGTGTTCATCGGCGAAGTCCAATCGGACGGCCAGTTCCAGATTGTCTGGAAGACCAAGGGTCCCATCCGCGCTGAACCTTGGAGCCCTTACATCAAGGAGTAA
- a CDS encoding TorF family putative porin, whose product MKKISLSRHIMGMTALGVLSVAAQPVQAAVSGNIGVFSKYVLRGVTNDAESDDPALQGGFDYSHDSGFYAGYWGSSLDYNYETGSDTTAATGFENDFYFGYAPTVGDVTFDIGLIQYYYVSVDDSDLTEAVLGVSYMGAYAKMQYLLNDGLWGNQGDIYWTAGYAFDLPSDFTFAIDLGYYTYDDDDNDELGGATLQDSGFRHANFTLSHPIGETGATMGLTYILGGETRDEVDQGDTMVFSITYDFDVM is encoded by the coding sequence ATGAAGAAAATTTCCCTCAGCCGCCACATCATGGGCATGACCGCCTTGGGCGTCTTGTCTGTTGCGGCGCAACCGGTTCAAGCAGCCGTCAGCGGCAATATCGGCGTATTTTCCAAGTATGTGCTGCGTGGCGTGACCAACGACGCCGAAAGCGACGATCCGGCTCTGCAGGGGGGATTCGACTATTCCCATGACAGCGGGTTCTACGCTGGCTACTGGGGTTCGAGCCTGGATTACAACTACGAAACCGGCAGCGACACGACCGCAGCGACCGGATTCGAAAACGACTTCTACTTCGGCTATGCGCCGACCGTGGGCGATGTCACCTTCGACATCGGCTTGATTCAGTACTACTACGTGAGCGTTGATGACTCTGACCTCACTGAGGCGGTGTTGGGTGTGTCCTACATGGGCGCCTACGCCAAGATGCAGTACCTGCTCAACGATGGCCTATGGGGCAACCAGGGCGACATCTACTGGACGGCCGGCTATGCCTTCGATCTGCCGTCGGACTTCACCTTCGCCATCGATCTCGGTTACTACACCTACGACGACGACGACAATGACGAGCTGGGCGGCGCCACGCTGCAGGATTCCGGATTCCGTCATGCCAACTTCACGCTGTCTCATCCCATTGGCGAAACCGGTGCCACCATGGGTCTGACCTACATCCTGGGTGGCGAAACCCGGGATGAAGTGGATCAGGGCGACACCATGGTTTTCAGCATCACCTACGACTTCGACGTGATGTGA
- the ureG gene encoding urease accessory protein UreG — translation MNRKTALRVGIGGPVGSGKTALVDALCKQLRTRYQIAVVTNDIYTREDAEFLTRSGALAPERIIGVETGGCPHTAIREDASMNLAAVAELSQRLPDLDLVFVESGGDNLAATFSPELSDLTLYVIDVSAGDKIPRKGGPGITRSDLLIINKTDLAPHVGASLDVMDRDARRMRGERPFMFTNLKTGAGLPEVIAFIEREGLLGR, via the coding sequence ATGAATCGCAAAACGGCATTGCGGGTGGGCATCGGGGGGCCGGTGGGCTCCGGCAAGACGGCGCTGGTCGACGCATTGTGCAAGCAGTTGCGTACGCGCTACCAGATCGCCGTCGTGACCAATGACATTTACACCCGTGAGGATGCGGAGTTTCTGACTCGCAGCGGTGCATTGGCGCCCGAGCGCATCATCGGCGTGGAGACCGGGGGATGTCCGCATACCGCGATTCGGGAAGATGCTTCTATGAATCTCGCCGCGGTCGCCGAATTGAGTCAGCGTTTACCCGATCTCGATCTGGTTTTCGTTGAAAGTGGGGGTGACAATCTGGCGGCCACCTTCAGCCCGGAACTGTCGGATCTCACGCTGTATGTGATCGATGTCTCGGCGGGCGACAAGATTCCGCGCAAGGGTGGGCCCGGGATTACCCGATCCGATCTGCTGATCATCAATAAGACGGATCTGGCGCCACATGTGGGGGCTTCTCTCGATGTGATGGATCGCGACGCGCGCCGAATGCGTGGTGAACGCCCCTTCATGTTCACCAATCTCAAGACGGGTGCAGGATTGCCGGAGGTGATTGCCTTTATCGAACGGGAGGGCTTGCTCGGGCGGTGA
- a CDS encoding NAD(P)-dependent alcohol dehydrogenase has translation MIKTRGYAAQDASSPLAPFDFERRDPGPQDVVIQILNCGVCHSDLHQARNEWSNTLYPSVPGHEIVGRVTAVGGEVTRFKVGDLAGVGCMVDSCQHCPSCAEGLEQYCEQGFVATYNGRGPGSENTYGGYSQTIVVKDAFVLKIRHDADQIAAVAPLLCAGITTYSPLRHWGVGPGTRVGVVGLGGLGHMAVKLAHAMGAEVTLFTTSPGKQADGQRLGADTVVISKDKAQMDAQRGRFDFILNTVAAPHRLDDYLQLLKRDGTMTLVGAPAEPHPAPQVFNLIFRRRQIAGSLIGGIQETQEMLDFCADHGIVSDIELISMKEINAAYERMLKGDVKYRFVIDMATLTTDSQ, from the coding sequence ATGATCAAGACACGTGGATATGCTGCACAGGATGCTTCAAGTCCCTTGGCGCCGTTTGATTTCGAGCGTCGCGATCCGGGTCCGCAGGATGTCGTCATCCAGATTCTCAACTGCGGGGTATGCCATTCGGATCTGCACCAGGCGCGCAACGAATGGTCGAATACGCTCTATCCCAGCGTCCCTGGTCATGAAATCGTCGGGCGTGTGACGGCGGTTGGTGGCGAGGTGACCCGCTTCAAGGTCGGCGATCTCGCCGGTGTTGGCTGCATGGTCGACAGCTGCCAGCATTGCCCCTCCTGCGCCGAGGGGTTGGAGCAGTACTGCGAGCAGGGGTTCGTCGCGACCTATAACGGTCGAGGGCCGGGCAGCGAGAATACCTATGGCGGCTATTCCCAGACCATTGTGGTCAAAGACGCGTTTGTGCTGAAGATTCGTCACGATGCGGATCAGATCGCAGCAGTGGCGCCGTTGCTGTGCGCCGGGATCACCACTTATTCGCCGCTCCGCCATTGGGGCGTCGGGCCAGGGACACGTGTGGGCGTGGTCGGTTTGGGCGGTCTGGGGCACATGGCCGTGAAGCTCGCCCATGCCATGGGGGCCGAGGTGACGTTGTTCACTACCTCACCCGGGAAGCAGGCGGATGGCCAGCGGCTGGGTGCCGATACGGTCGTGATTTCCAAGGACAAGGCGCAGATGGATGCGCAACGGGGGCGCTTCGACTTCATTCTCAATACCGTGGCAGCGCCACACCGGCTGGATGACTATCTCCAGTTGCTCAAGCGCGACGGTACCATGACACTGGTGGGTGCGCCCGCCGAGCCGCATCCCGCGCCCCAGGTGTTCAACCTGATCTTTCGGCGTCGCCAGATCGCCGGTTCGCTGATCGGGGGCATTCAGGAAACCCAGGAAATGCTGGATTTTTGCGCCGATCACGGCATCGTGTCGGATATCGAACTGATTTCGATGAAAGAGATCAATGCGGCCTACGAGCGTATGTTGAAGGGCGATGTCAAATATCGCTTTGTCATCGATATGGCGACCTTGACGACAGATTCCCAATGA
- a CDS encoding lysophospholipid acyltransferase family protein → MADIRILSLRALALLPLPVLHLAGGVLGGALAWFPSRLRTMVDINLGVCFPDQTSAWRVRLRRRSMAHLGRLVFEFGKVLSADRRGVETLVRETCGESLIGEALAQGGAIVATPHLGCWEIVSQYLATRYPLTALYRPQEGALDAWIHARRQHLGARLEPADQGGVRALMAALRRKELAGLLPDQDPRVGGVFVRHFGCMTHTPVLLARLANKAKVPVILCFAERLPWGRGYRIHFIAVPAAVADPDPQVGTQVLSDAVEGLIRRCPEQYFWNYRRFRRRPAGEAPLYPRRSRPATR, encoded by the coding sequence ATGGCGGACATTCGCATCTTGTCTCTGCGCGCTTTGGCGCTGCTGCCCTTACCGGTGCTGCATCTGGCGGGCGGAGTCTTGGGGGGCGCATTGGCGTGGTTTCCCTCCCGGTTGCGGACGATGGTCGACATCAATCTGGGGGTTTGTTTTCCTGATCAGACGAGCGCTTGGCGCGTGCGGTTACGACGCCGATCCATGGCGCATCTGGGGCGCCTGGTGTTCGAGTTCGGCAAGGTCTTGAGTGCGGACCGGCGCGGCGTGGAAACCTTGGTCCGCGAAACGTGCGGCGAATCACTGATCGGGGAGGCGCTGGCGCAGGGCGGTGCCATTGTCGCGACGCCGCATCTGGGCTGCTGGGAGATCGTCAGCCAGTATCTGGCAACGCGCTATCCGCTCACCGCGCTGTATCGACCTCAGGAAGGCGCGCTCGATGCGTGGATCCATGCCCGGCGTCAGCATCTGGGCGCACGGCTCGAGCCGGCTGACCAAGGCGGTGTAAGGGCGCTCATGGCCGCGCTGCGCCGCAAGGAGTTGGCGGGACTGCTGCCGGACCAGGACCCCCGAGTCGGCGGTGTCTTCGTCCGGCATTTCGGCTGTATGACCCATACGCCGGTTTTGCTGGCCCGTCTGGCCAACAAAGCCAAGGTTCCGGTGATTCTCTGTTTCGCGGAGCGTTTGCCGTGGGGGCGCGGGTACCGGATTCATTTCATCGCCGTCCCGGCAGCCGTGGCCGACCCCGATCCACAGGTCGGGACCCAGGTGCTCAGTGATGCCGTGGAGGGCCTGATTCGCCGTTGCCCGGAGCAGTATTTCTGGAATTACCGGCGGTTCAGGCGTCGTCCTGCCGGTGAAGCGCCCCTGTATCCTCGCCGCTCACGCCCGGCGACTCGATAA